In the genome of Mytilus edulis chromosome 3, xbMytEdul2.2, whole genome shotgun sequence, one region contains:
- the LOC139515680 gene encoding uncharacterized protein, translated as MTRLGFLLPRGLGSLPYSLDCSYFKCQNMDAVMSVSVAVYSAGNFKKDLVSNVLRRFSTKEIFEDICEDVIDDLELTEEEEDALDRKHIRVSISEKSGSTEIFSPHYSDDMKLALDFNKNFKFLKFCIDIDETSTETEASSSNVVNTFDKMMRASQAVNKLPRRKEAINKFTGDALEGVVNVRLQIDCNTHVEFPYYASTLAQPDICAFCAAVGATKNQDAIKTHRIVLPVCRDCVVIGKLPPKRNPIK; from the exons ATGACGCGACTTGGCTTTCTTCTTCCACGTGGTCTCGGGTCTTTACCATATTCTCTAGATTGTTCATATTTTAAATGTCAGAACATGGACGCCGTTATGTCAGTTTCTGTTGCCGTTTATTCAGCTGGAAACTTCAAGAAAGACTTGGTATCAAATGTATTGCGGAGATTTTCGACGAAGGAAATATTTGAAGACATATGTGAGGACGTAATAGACGATTTAGAATTGACTGAAGAGGAGGAGGATGCTCTTGACAGAAAACACATCCGTGTATCCATTTCTGAAAAAAGTGGTTCCACAGAAATATTTAGTCCACACTACAGTGATGACATGAAACTGGCACTAGACTTTAATAAAAactttaagtttttgaaattttgcattGACATTGATGAGACTTCTACAGAAACAGAAGCCTCCTCCTCAAATGTTGTCAATACctttgacaaaatgatgagggCCAGTCAGGCTGTGAACAAACTTCCAAGGCGAAAAGAAGCCATTAACAAGTTTACAG GTGATGCTCTTGAAGGAGTGGTGAATGTGCGCCTACAGATAGACTGTAATACACATGTGGAATTTCCATATTATGCCTCTACCCTGGCACAGCCCGATATCTGTGCCTTCTGTGCAGCTGTGGGGGCAACAAAGAACCAAGATGCCATTAAAACACATCGTATTGTTCTACCAGTTTGCAGAGACTGTGTCGTTATTGGAAAGCTACCACCCAAGAGAAAcccaataaaataa